The stretch of DNA CTGTCCAGGGCGGTCCGGGCCAGGGTGTCGACGGCGGTGAGCAGCACGGCCCCGGTCAGCGCGGAGAGCGGCAGCAGCCGGCGGTGGTCGCCGCCCGCGACCAGCCGGCACAGGTGCGGCACCAGCAGGCCGACGAAGCCGATCGCGCCGGAGACGGCGACCAGCACGCCGGTGAGCAGGCTGGTGACCAGGAAGAGCTCGCGGCGCAGCCGGTCGGGGTCGATACCGACCCCGGCGGCGGTCTCGTCGCCGAGCACGAGTGCGTTCAGGGCGCGGGCGCGGGCCTGGAGGGCGAGCGCCCCCAGCACCACGGCCCCTGCGGGGAGGGCGAGTTGGCTCCAGGTGGCGCCACCGAGGCTGCCCATCAGCCAGAACAGCACCCCCCGGGTCTGCTGCTCGTCCCCGGCCTGGAGCACCAGGTAGCTGCAGAGCCCGCTGAGGAACTGGCCGACGGCGATGCCGGAGAGCACCAGGCGCAGCGGGGAGAAGCCGCCGCCGCGCCGGGCCGCCAGCCAGACCAGCGCGAGCGAGCCGAGCGCACCGGCGAAGGCGGCGGCCGAGACGCCGAGCGCGCCGCCGGCTCCGAGGCCGAGCACGATCGCCCCGATCGCCCCCAGCGAGGCGCCGGAGGAGACCCCGAGCAGGTAGGGGTCGGCCAGCGGGTTGCGGACCAGGGCCTGCACGGCGGTGCCGACCAGGCCGAGCCCGGCGCCGACCAGGGCGGCGAGCAGCGCCCGGGGCACCCGGAGCTGCCAGACGATCAGGTCGCGGGTGCCGGGCACCGGCCGGGCACCGGTCAGGTGGCGGCCGACGACGCTCCACACCTCGCCGGCGGGCACGTCCACGCTGCCGAGCGAGACGGCCAGGGTGAGGGCGAGCAGCAGCGCGAGCAGGAGCACTGCGGCGAGCGCGCCGGGCCGCGAGCGGAGCGAGAGCCCGCGGGCTCGGGAGACCTTGGACCGGACAGCCGTGGCGGGCGCCGGGGAGGGCGCTTCGGCCGGGGCCGGAGAGGCCGGCATCTACCGGCCGTCCTTGACCAGGTCGGGGTGGAGGGTGTGGGCGATCTGCTGCACGGTGTCGGCGTTGCGCAGGCCCGCGATGGTGGTGACCTCGGAGCCGATCCGCAGGAAGCGGCCCTGCCTGACGGCGGCCAGCTCCCTGGTGGCGGGGTTGGTGCGCAGGAACTGCTCGGCCTCGTCGAAGGCCCTGGCGGTGGCCTCCGCGCTGCCCCGGTTGCGGACCCCGAGCTGGATCCAGTCGGGGTCGGCGGCGACCACGTCCTCCCAGCTCACCGGCTTGAAGTCGCCCTCGCAGCCGGCGAAGACGTTGCGGGCGCCGGCCAGCGTGACCACCGCGTTGGCGACCTGCCCGCCGCAGACGGCCATCGGCTGCTTGGTGCCGGCGTCGAAGTCGAAGAAGAAGTAGCCGGGCCGCCGGTCGGCGCCCAGCCCGGCCAGGGCGGCGGTCACCCGGTCGGTCTTCGCCGTCATGGCGGCCACCAGTTCGTCGGCCCGGGCCAGGGTGCCGGTGACGGCGCCGAGCCGCTTGACGTCCTGCTCGACCTCGGCGAGGTCGGTCCTGGCCGCCTTGCCGCCCGCCGGGCAGGCGGTGGAGAGCAGGTACAGGTGCTTGATCCCGGCCGCGGTGAACTCCTGCTCGCTGGGCGGCCCGCCCATCCCACCGCCCATCGACATCGCGCCGAAGGTGTCGATGTACAGGTCGGCGCCGGAGCCGAGCAGCTTCTCCTTGGCGATCACCATATCGCCGAGCACCGGCACCTTCGCGCCCCGGGCCGCGAGCTCGGCGGGCAGGTAGCCGGCGCCGGGCGGGAAGCCGGTGCCGATCAGCCGTTCGCCCGCACCGAGTTCGAGCAGTAGCTCCAGCGCCGAGGCGTTGCTGGTGACGATCCGCTTCGGGGCCGCCTCGAAGACGGTCTGCTTGCCCGCGCAGTCCGCGACCCGGACGGGGTAGGCCGCGCCCGCCGTGGCGTCGACGGCGGCCGCCTTCGCACCGCCTGCAGCCGCGTTCGCATCGCCTGCGGCCGCCTTCGCGTCGCCGCCCGGACCGGCGGGCCCGCTCGCGCACCCGGCGGCGAGCAGGGCCACCGCGGCCACCAGGCCGCACACACCGCGAATTCGCATGAGTCACTCTCCTGAAGCTCTGTCACTGTGGCTCGCGCGTGCGGGCTCGCTGTACTGGTCGGGCCGGCCGCCTCCCGAGTTCCCGGTGCACCGGCGTGGGCTGCCAGAGCCTCAGCCGCAGGCTGTTGCCGACCACCAGCACCGAGCTGGCGGACATCGCGAGGGCGGCCAGCGCCGGGTTGAGCAGGCCGAGCGCGGCGAGCGGCAGCAGCACCGCGTTGTAGCCGAACGCCC from Kitasatospora sp. MMS16-BH015 encodes:
- a CDS encoding iron ABC transporter permease; the encoded protein is MPASPAPAEAPSPAPATAVRSKVSRARGLSLRSRPGALAAVLLLALLLALTLAVSLGSVDVPAGEVWSVVGRHLTGARPVPGTRDLIVWQLRVPRALLAALVGAGLGLVGTAVQALVRNPLADPYLLGVSSGASLGAIGAIVLGLGAGGALGVSAAAFAGALGSLALVWLAARRGGGFSPLRLVLSGIAVGQFLSGLCSYLVLQAGDEQQTRGVLFWLMGSLGGATWSQLALPAGAVVLGALALQARARALNALVLGDETAAGVGIDPDRLRRELFLVTSLLTGVLVAVSGAIGFVGLLVPHLCRLVAGGDHRRLLPLSALTGAVLLTAVDTLARTALDSQELPIGVVTALLGAPALLYLLDRRQEAR
- a CDS encoding ABC transporter substrate-binding protein, which encodes MRIRGVCGLVAAVALLAAGCASGPAGPGGDAKAAAGDANAAAGGAKAAAVDATAGAAYPVRVADCAGKQTVFEAAPKRIVTSNASALELLLELGAGERLIGTGFPPGAGYLPAELAARGAKVPVLGDMVIAKEKLLGSGADLYIDTFGAMSMGGGMGGPPSEQEFTAAGIKHLYLLSTACPAGGKAARTDLAEVEQDVKRLGAVTGTLARADELVAAMTAKTDRVTAALAGLGADRRPGYFFFDFDAGTKQPMAVCGGQVANAVVTLAGARNVFAGCEGDFKPVSWEDVVAADPDWIQLGVRNRGSAEATARAFDEAEQFLRTNPATRELAAVRQGRFLRIGSEVTTIAGLRNADTVQQIAHTLHPDLVKDGR